Proteins found in one Gordonia sp. PDNC005 genomic segment:
- the priA gene encoding bifunctional 1-(5-phosphoribosyl)-5-((5-phosphoribosylamino)methylideneamino)imidazole-4-carboxamide isomerase/phosphoribosylanthranilate isomerase PriA: MGMKTLELLPAVDVVDGQAVRLVQGEAGSETSYGSPRDAAQAWQAGGAEWVHLVDLDAAFGRGDNRALLAEVAGELDIKVELSGGIRDDATLAAALATGATRVNLGTAAIENPEWCARAIAEHGDKIAVGLDVLRDGDAWRVRGRGWVTDGGDLWEILERLNNNGCSRYVVTDVSKDGTLTGPNLELLAQVARATDAPVVASGGVSTVADLVAIAELTDLGVEGAIIGKALYAGRFTLPEALAAVSSGA, encoded by the coding sequence GTGGGCATGAAGACCCTGGAACTGCTCCCTGCCGTCGACGTGGTCGACGGACAGGCCGTCCGCCTGGTGCAGGGCGAGGCCGGTTCGGAGACCTCGTACGGGTCGCCGCGCGACGCCGCGCAAGCATGGCAGGCGGGCGGTGCCGAATGGGTCCACCTCGTGGACCTCGACGCGGCCTTCGGTCGCGGTGACAACCGGGCACTGCTCGCAGAGGTCGCGGGAGAACTCGACATCAAAGTGGAATTGTCCGGTGGCATCCGCGACGACGCGACGCTCGCCGCAGCTCTGGCGACTGGCGCGACCCGAGTGAACCTGGGCACGGCCGCGATCGAGAACCCGGAGTGGTGCGCGCGGGCGATCGCCGAGCACGGTGACAAGATCGCCGTCGGACTCGACGTGCTGCGCGACGGTGACGCGTGGCGGGTCCGCGGGCGCGGCTGGGTCACCGACGGCGGAGACCTGTGGGAGATCCTCGAACGCCTCAACAACAACGGCTGCTCGCGCTATGTGGTCACCGATGTCAGCAAGGACGGCACCCTGACGGGCCCCAATCTGGAACTGCTCGCACAGGTCGCGCGCGCGACCGACGCGCCGGTCGTCGCTTCCGGAGGTGTGTCTACCGTCGCCGATCTCGTCGCGATCGCCGAACTCACCGACCTCGGAGTGGAAGGTGCGATCATCGGCAAGGCACTGTACGCGGGACGGTTCACCCTCCCCGAAGCACTGGCTGCGGTGTCGTCGGGAGCATGA
- the hisB gene encoding imidazoleglycerol-phosphate dehydratase HisB encodes MTTAPQARIARVERTTRESSIVVEINLDGTGVTDINTGVPFFDHMLTAFGAHGSFDLTVHATGDIDIEAHHTVEDTSIVLGQAIGEALGDKKRIRRFGDAWIPMDETLAQAIVDVSGRPYCVHTGEPEHLLTATIGGYSGGDRPVVSYSTVINRHVFESIALNARIALHVRVLYGRDQHHITEAEFKAVARALREAVEPDPRVSGIPSTKGSL; translated from the coding sequence GTGACCACAGCACCGCAGGCCCGCATCGCGCGTGTCGAACGCACCACTCGTGAGTCCTCGATCGTCGTCGAGATCAACCTCGACGGCACCGGCGTCACCGACATCAACACGGGCGTCCCTTTCTTCGACCACATGCTGACGGCGTTCGGCGCGCACGGCAGCTTCGATTTGACGGTCCACGCGACCGGCGACATCGATATCGAAGCGCACCATACGGTCGAAGACACGTCGATCGTGCTGGGGCAGGCGATCGGCGAGGCACTCGGCGACAAGAAGAGGATCCGCCGCTTCGGCGACGCGTGGATCCCGATGGACGAGACTCTCGCTCAGGCGATCGTCGACGTCTCCGGCCGCCCGTACTGCGTGCACACGGGCGAACCCGAGCACCTGTTGACCGCGACCATCGGCGGCTACTCCGGCGGTGATCGCCCGGTCGTGTCGTATTCGACTGTCATCAACCGTCACGTGTTCGAGTCGATTGCCCTCAACGCGCGGATCGCACTCCACGTCCGAGTCCTGTACGGGCGCGACCAGCACCACATCACAGAAGCGGAGTTCAAGGCCGTCGCGCGAGCATTGCGCGAAGCCGTCGAACCCGATCCCCGTGTGAGCGGCATCCCGTCCACGAAGGGCAGCCTGTGA
- a CDS encoding histidinol-phosphate transaminase: MSVGDKFTLADLPLRESLRGKSAYGAPQLQVRAVLNTNENPHPPTQALVDDVAKAVGSAAEDLHRYPDRDAVDLRTDLAAYLAGVTGVPLTVDNLWAANGSNEVLQQILQAFGGPGRSAMGFVPSYSMHPIISDGTQTTWIAAQRADDFGLDVDAAIAAITEKRPDVVFVTSPNNPTGASVPVEEIAAILRVAPGIVVVDEAYGEFSSQVSAVTLLDEFGDKLIVSRTMSKAFAFAGGRLGYLAASPAVIEAILLVRLPYHLSVLTQAAARAALRHSAETLGSVATLIAERKRVVAALTEMGYDVVPSDANFILFGEFADAPATWQRYLDDGVLIRDVGIPGRLRATIGLAAENDVFLSVSEKLADTDRKQSA; encoded by the coding sequence ATGAGCGTCGGCGACAAGTTCACCCTCGCCGACCTCCCGCTCCGCGAGTCGCTGCGAGGCAAATCGGCCTACGGCGCGCCGCAGTTGCAGGTTCGAGCGGTTCTCAACACCAATGAGAACCCGCACCCGCCGACGCAGGCGCTGGTGGACGACGTCGCGAAAGCGGTCGGATCGGCGGCCGAAGACCTGCACCGTTATCCCGATCGCGACGCGGTTGACCTGCGCACCGACCTCGCCGCCTACCTCGCAGGCGTGACCGGCGTTCCGCTGACCGTCGACAACCTGTGGGCCGCAAACGGTTCCAACGAAGTGCTCCAGCAGATCCTGCAGGCGTTCGGTGGTCCTGGGCGCAGCGCGATGGGGTTCGTCCCGTCGTACTCGATGCACCCGATCATCTCGGACGGCACGCAGACCACCTGGATCGCCGCGCAGCGCGCCGACGACTTCGGTCTCGACGTCGATGCGGCTATCGCGGCGATCACTGAGAAGAGGCCCGACGTCGTGTTCGTGACGTCCCCGAACAACCCGACCGGGGCCAGTGTGCCGGTCGAGGAGATCGCGGCGATCCTCCGGGTGGCACCCGGCATCGTCGTCGTCGACGAAGCCTACGGCGAGTTCTCGTCGCAGGTGAGCGCGGTGACGTTGCTCGACGAGTTCGGCGACAAGCTGATCGTGTCGCGCACCATGAGCAAGGCGTTCGCCTTCGCGGGCGGCCGACTCGGCTACCTGGCGGCCTCGCCCGCCGTCATCGAGGCGATCCTCCTCGTGCGCCTGCCGTACCACCTGTCGGTCCTGACCCAGGCGGCCGCGCGCGCAGCGCTTCGCCACAGTGCAGAGACTCTCGGCAGCGTTGCGACGCTCATCGCCGAACGCAAGCGAGTGGTCGCAGCCCTCACCGAGATGGGATATGACGTCGTCCCGTCCGATGCCAACTTCATTCTGTTCGGCGAGTTCGCCGACGCGCCCGCCACCTGGCAGCGCTATCTCGACGACGGCGTGCTGATTAGGGACGTCGGCATCCCCGGTCGCCTGCGTGCGACGATTGGACTGGCAGCCGAGAACGATGTCTTCCTGTCAGTCAGCGAGAAGCTGGCCGACACCGACCGAAAGCAGTCAGCGTGA
- the hisH gene encoding imidazole glycerol phosphate synthase subunit HisH produces the protein MSALKKVALLDYGSGNLRSAQRALERAGADVEITSDFETALNAEGLLVPGVGAYAACMAGLLEVQGDRIIGRRLAGGRPVLGICVGMQILFSRGVEFGVDTAGCDEWPGSVTRLQADVLPHMGWNTVQAPADSTLFADIDDDARFYFVHSYGVQEWEMDSVASNIAAPLLTWADHGGPFLAAVENGPLSATQFHPEKSGDVGSQLLINWIESL, from the coding sequence GTGAGTGCGCTGAAGAAGGTCGCCCTCCTCGACTACGGCTCGGGAAACCTCCGCTCGGCGCAGCGTGCTCTCGAGCGGGCGGGCGCGGACGTCGAGATCACTTCCGACTTCGAGACCGCATTGAACGCCGAAGGCCTGCTCGTGCCCGGCGTCGGTGCATACGCGGCCTGCATGGCGGGTCTGCTCGAAGTACAGGGCGACCGGATCATCGGTCGCCGTCTGGCCGGCGGACGCCCGGTGCTCGGCATCTGCGTCGGCATGCAGATCCTGTTCTCACGAGGCGTCGAGTTCGGCGTCGACACCGCCGGATGCGACGAATGGCCGGGGTCGGTCACGCGCCTGCAGGCCGACGTTCTCCCGCACATGGGGTGGAACACCGTCCAGGCGCCTGCTGACTCGACGCTGTTCGCCGACATCGACGACGACGCGCGCTTCTACTTCGTGCACTCGTACGGGGTACAGGAGTGGGAGATGGACTCGGTCGCATCGAACATCGCCGCACCGCTTTTGACCTGGGCTGATCATGGCGGACCCTTTCTTGCTGCCGTCGAGAACGGACCGCTGTCGGCGACGCAGTTCCACCCGGAGAAGTCGGGCGACGTCGGTTCGCAACTTCTCATCAACTGGATCGAGAGCCTCTAG
- a CDS encoding inositol monophosphatase, which produces MTVPVPADLDLQRLLSVAEGVLDSVQDVFIDGLGAPSAVSKTGDDFATHVDLSLERRIGAELQELTGIEVHGEEFGGPPSEAGTVWILDPIDGTYNYSVGLPMASMLLSLAIEGEPVIGVTRLPILNQSYAAVVGESFTVNGDPGAPLVDTALSSAVIGCGSYNARSGGRYSGAARAELYRMLSYRARRMRMTGSTGADLAYVAAGIFGGAVSFSRHAWDNAAGVALIRAAGGIATDVHGHPWRVGSRSMVAGDRRLHEELLTVVAQSGVPDRRSNESKVEQ; this is translated from the coding sequence ATGACCGTGCCTGTTCCGGCCGACCTCGACCTGCAGCGTCTGCTGTCGGTGGCCGAGGGTGTGCTCGACTCGGTGCAGGACGTGTTCATCGACGGGCTGGGTGCGCCCAGCGCCGTGTCGAAGACAGGCGACGATTTCGCCACCCACGTCGATCTGTCGCTGGAACGCCGGATCGGTGCCGAACTGCAGGAACTGACGGGCATCGAGGTCCACGGCGAGGAGTTCGGCGGCCCGCCGTCCGAAGCAGGCACCGTGTGGATCCTCGATCCGATCGACGGGACGTACAACTATTCGGTGGGCCTCCCGATGGCGTCGATGCTGCTGTCGTTGGCCATCGAGGGCGAACCCGTCATCGGTGTCACTCGCCTGCCGATCCTCAATCAGTCGTATGCGGCGGTGGTCGGGGAGTCGTTCACGGTCAACGGCGATCCCGGCGCTCCGCTGGTCGACACCGCTTTGTCGTCGGCGGTCATCGGGTGCGGGTCGTACAACGCCCGTAGCGGTGGACGGTACTCGGGCGCAGCCCGCGCCGAGTTGTATCGGATGCTCAGCTACCGGGCGCGTCGGATGCGGATGACCGGTTCGACCGGTGCCGACCTGGCGTATGTCGCCGCCGGAATCTTCGGCGGCGCGGTGTCGTTCAGCAGACATGCGTGGGACAACGCGGCGGGTGTGGCACTGATCAGGGCGGCGGGTGGCATCGCCACCGACGTGCACGGGCATCCGTGGCGTGTCGGTTCACGGTCGATGGTGGCCGGGGACAGGCGACTTCATGAAGAATTGCTGACGGTGGTCGCCCAGAGCGGTGTGCCGGACAGACGAAGCAACGAGAGCAAGGTGGAGCAGTGA